From Aedes albopictus strain Foshan chromosome 1, AalbF5, whole genome shotgun sequence, one genomic window encodes:
- the LOC134288723 gene encoding uncharacterized protein LOC134288723 yields MFRPNPEIQSPDRTGFNCAACDRPDNEESQMVFCDHCQRWYHFGCVGVTADIKDVSWCCQKCVGSASEGVVPADVQEGLKELEAEKAKQKREMEKEKILHRKRLEMKQELFEMRQQLEKEKREMELEFEQAQMAKKLAEEEAHQRKLDQMRTETEEKLKQLKLKRNSGAADGEKELDQAVGGGKVGSSKSGTKKPGKGLEKQKSRNGKPGKADATVADFEDPRGAYQKHSTPKVCRKLTLKPVGGPSSLPESFLIGRGGDSTPLGRPGVPKPEKVKTAKKMKKVVEVIESESASSEEEEESAEEVESCEEEEEDSSSEEEESSAEEEESSEESSESSEEEKQEEKPRRKSGKEKDGRKNRQREPTKALMSARQFLSRKLPTFSGRMEEWPMFISSYETSTKACGFSDVENLARLQECLKGEALEAVRSRLLLPKSVPKIVETLRMLYGRPERLLNMLLAKVRNAAPPKADWLASFISFGVVVQQLADHLEATGLTTHLVNPMLIQELTEKLPAGTQLEWVRYRRKTKVVTLRTLSNFLSSIVKDASEVAAYGEGTSRSGESGSKKGSRSRAHDGYVHSHDVEANRSLSPPRRERKPCRICGRVDHRIRNCEKFRRLQLGERWEAVRRWKLCQLCLNEHGNAGCKLSFRCNVEGCKERHNPLLHFVRPAAGLNCNVHAAQPKQTVIFRMMPVTLHCGKHSVNTIAFLDEGSSYTLVERALVNRLGVRGATQPLRVTWTAGVSRIEKDSQCVSLFISARGSAQRFQIKSAHTVESLKLPQHTVAISEVVRQYAHLQGLPITDIQLAAPQILIGLKDIRLYAPLESRIGRPEEPIAVRSKLGWTVYGPTGPGNVTSGMVAHHSCSPVSNQELLLKSHYTLEESGISIALLPEPEEDRRAKEILKKTTRRIGDRFETGLLWNDDNIEFPDSYPMAVKRLMCLEKRLRKDPELYVKVRTMIADYLVKGYAHEASESELVALDCSKCM; encoded by the coding sequence ATGTTCCGACCAAATCCCGAAATTCAAAGTCCTGACAGGACAGGTTTCAATTGCGCGGCTTGCGACCGCCCTGATAACGAGGAGTCGCAAATGGTATTTTGTGACCACTGCCAGCGGTGGTATCACTTCGGCTGTGTTGGCGTCACAGCTGATATCAAGGACGTTTCGTGGTGCTGTCAGAAGTGCGTCGGAAGTGCAAGTGAAGGTGTTGTTCCTGCTGATGTGCAAGAGGGGCTAAAAGAGCTCGAAGCGGAGAAGGCGAAGCAGAAGCGAGAAATGGAGAAGGAGAAGATTTTGCACCGGAAGCGTCTGGAGATGAAGCAGGAGCTGTTCGAGATGCGCCAGCAGCTGGAGAAAGAGAAGCGGGAGATGGAACTCGAGTTCGAACAGGCGCAAATGGCGAAGAAGCTCGCGGAAGAAGAAGCCCATCAGAGGAAACTCGACCAAATGCGGACGGAGACGGAGGAGAAGCTGAAGCAGTTAAAGCTGAAGCGGAATTCAGGAGCGGCCGATGGTGAAAAGGAGCTGGATCAAGCTGTCGGAGGCGGTAAAGTGGGAAGCTCGAAAAGCGGAACAAAGAAGCCGGGGAAAGGACTCGAGAAGCAAAAGTCGAGGAATGGAAAGCCTGGAAAAGCGGATGCGACGGTAGCGGACTTCGAAGATCCGAGAGGAGCGTACCAGAAGCACTCGACTCCGAAAGTTTGTCGGAAACTGACACTGAAGCCGGTTGGTGGTCCATCCAGTCTGCCGGAGAGTTTTTTGATCGGGCGTGGCGGAGATTCGACGCCACTCGGAcgaccaggggttcccaaaccCGAGAAGGTGAAAACAGCAAAGAAGATGAAGAAAGTGGTGGAAGTTATTGAGTCGGAAAGCGCGAGTTCCGAGGAAGAAGAAGAGTCCGCTGAAGAGGTGGAAAgctgcgaagaagaagaagaagatagttcCAGCGAGGAAGAGGAGAGCTCCGCAGAGGAGGAAGAGAGCAGCGAAGAAAGTTCGGAAAGTTCCGAAGAAGAGAAACAGGAAGAGAAGCCTCGTCGGAAAAGCGGAAAAGAGAAGGATGGGCGGAAGAATCGGCAGCGAGAACCGACGAAGGCGCTGATGTCCGCTCGGCAATTCCTGTCCAGGAAGTTGCCAACGTTTTCTGGCAGGATGGAGGAATGGCCGATGTTCATCAGCAGCTACGAGACGTCGACGAAGGCGTGCGGCTTTTCCGACGTGGAGAATTTGGCGCGGCTACAGGAGTGCCTGAAAGGAGAGGCCCTGGAGGCGGTAAGGAGCAGACTGCTTCTGCCGAAATCCGTCCCAAAGATTGTGGAGACACTGCGCATGCTGTACGGCAGGCCAGAGCGACTGCTCAATATGCTGTTGGCGAAGGTGCGCAATGCAGCGCCACCGAAAGCGGATTGGCTGGCGAGTTTCATCAGCTTTGGAGTGGTAGTGCAGCAGCTTGCCGATCACCTAGAAGCGACCGGACTAACGACACACTTGGTCAACCCGATGCTGATCCAGGAGCTGACGGAGAAGCTACCGGCTGGCACCCAGCTGGAATGGGTACGATATCGCAGGAAGACCAAAGTGGTGACGCTGAGGACGTTATCAAACTTCCTGTCAAGCATCGTGAAGGACGCTAGCGAAGTAGCAGCGTATGGAGAAGGTACCTCCCGTTCCGGAGAATCCGGATCGAAGAAAGGATCGAGAAGCAGAGCGCATGACGGCTACGTGCACTCGCACGACGTGGAAGCGAATAGGAGTTTGAGTCCACCCAGGAGGGAGAGGAAGCCCTGCCGGATTTGTGGCAGAGTGGATCACCGGATCCGGAACTGCGAGAAGTTTCGGAGGCTCCAGCTCGGAGAACGATGGGAAGCGGTGCGCAGGTGGAAGCTATGCCAACTGTGCCTGAATGAGCACGGTAACGCCGGCTGCAAACTTAGCTTCCGCTGTAACGTTGAAGGCTGTAAGGAACGACACAACCCGCTGCTCCATTTCGTCAGGCCAGCCGCAGGACTAAACTGCAACGTTCACGCCGCGCAGCCAAAACAAACCGTGATCTTCCGGATGATGCCCGTCACGCTGCACTGTGGCAAACACTCCGTGAACACTATCGCGTTTCTGGATGAAGGATCATCGTACACACTGGTCGAACGGGCACTGGTGAACCGTTTAGGAGTCCGAGGCGCGACACAGCCCTTGCGCGTAACTTGGACCGCAGGAGTTTCCCGGATCGAGAAAGACTCGCAGTGTGTGAGTCTCTTCATCTCGGCGAGAGGTTCTGCACAACGTTTCCAAATAAAGAGCGCCCACACAGTGGAGAGTTTAAAGCTTCCACAACACACGGTAGCCATTTCGGAAGTGGTGAGGCAATATGCGCATCTCCAAGGCCTACCGATCACCGACATCCAGCTTGCCGCTCCACAGATTTTGATCGGGCTGAAGGATATTCGTCTTTACGCGCCGTTGGAATCGCGAATCGGTCGACCGGAAGAGCCGATAGCAGTAAGGTCGAAGCTAGGCTGGACCGTATACGGGCCGACGGGACCGGGAAACGTGACTAGCGGAATGGTCGCGCATCATTCGTGCAGCCCGGTGTCCAATCAGGAGCTTCTTCTGAAGAGTCACTACACGCTGGAGGAGTCCGGCATTTCCATCGCCTTGCTTCCGGAGCCGGAAGAAGACAGAAGAGCGAAGGAGATTTTGAAGAAGACGACGAGGAGGATCGGCGATCGTTTCGAGACGGGTTTGCTGTGGAACGACGACAACATCGAATTTCCCGACAGCTACCCTATGGCGGTGAAGCGGCTGATGTGTTTGGAGAAACGCCTGCGGAAGGATCCCGAACTGTATGTCAAAGTCCGTACCATGATCGCCGACTATCTCGTGAAAGGCTACGCACACGAAGCGTCGGAGTCGGAGCTGGTAGCTCTGGACTGCAGCAAGTGTATGTGA